One window from the genome of Haladaptatus paucihalophilus DX253 encodes:
- a CDS encoding carboxypeptidase M32 produces the protein MATAEQESDSAYAELLDRERRISNVENAGMILYWDQQTKMPEGGTPARAKQLSALQSIGHELLTDERTGELLDELESEDLDDERAAVVREVRRKYDRAVSVPSDLVEKISETTSEAQPAWQRAKAEDEFETFAPYLERLRELHIERAEHIAPDEDPYEVMFEDGEPYLPLERVDEIFDELREGLVPLIEDIEENGADIAADAFAGTFDPADQEALCRDALDLLNYDWDRGRLDIAPHPFMSGTQFDARVTTRFHEDEFVDPIFSTIHEFGHATYQLGLRDDAYGTPLGQSRSSGIHESQSRFWENHVGRTEAFWEFFLPTVTEHFPEFDDVTAEDAYEAANQVFTDNLIRVEADELTYHMHIILRSEIEQEFVAGDLDVDDIPARWNELMDEYLGVRPDTDSEGCLQDIHWTSGFASFQNYTVGSVFAAQLWATIEEELDDPMELIREGDFAPIRDWLTENIHEQGQKYTTDELIEEATGEPLTAEYFLDYATEKYGEIYELD, from the coding sequence ATGGCAACAGCCGAACAAGAATCGGACTCCGCCTACGCCGAGCTTCTCGACCGGGAACGACGAATCTCGAACGTCGAAAACGCCGGGATGATTCTCTACTGGGACCAGCAGACGAAGATGCCCGAGGGTGGCACCCCCGCCCGTGCGAAGCAACTGTCCGCGCTCCAGTCCATCGGCCACGAACTGCTCACCGACGAGCGGACGGGCGAACTCCTCGACGAACTGGAGAGCGAGGACTTGGACGACGAGCGGGCCGCCGTCGTGCGCGAAGTCCGGCGCAAATACGACCGCGCGGTTTCCGTCCCGAGCGACCTCGTGGAGAAGATTTCCGAAACGACGAGCGAAGCGCAACCGGCGTGGCAGCGGGCGAAGGCCGAAGACGAGTTCGAGACGTTCGCCCCCTATCTCGAACGACTCCGCGAACTCCACATCGAGCGTGCGGAGCACATCGCTCCGGACGAGGACCCCTACGAAGTCATGTTCGAGGACGGCGAGCCGTATCTCCCGCTCGAACGCGTCGACGAGATATTCGACGAACTCCGTGAGGGATTGGTTCCGCTCATCGAGGACATCGAGGAGAACGGCGCGGACATCGCAGCCGACGCGTTCGCCGGGACGTTCGACCCGGCGGACCAAGAGGCGCTCTGTCGGGATGCGCTCGACCTGTTGAACTACGACTGGGACCGCGGCCGCCTCGACATCGCCCCGCATCCGTTCATGTCCGGGACGCAGTTCGACGCCCGGGTGACGACCCGATTCCACGAGGACGAGTTCGTGGATCCCATCTTTTCGACGATTCACGAGTTCGGCCACGCCACCTACCAACTCGGTTTGCGGGACGACGCCTACGGCACGCCGCTCGGCCAGTCGCGGAGTTCGGGGATTCACGAATCCCAATCGCGGTTCTGGGAGAACCACGTCGGTCGGACGGAGGCCTTCTGGGAGTTCTTCCTCCCGACCGTGACCGAGCACTTCCCCGAGTTCGATGACGTAACGGCCGAGGACGCCTACGAAGCGGCCAATCAGGTGTTCACGGACAACCTCATTCGCGTCGAGGCGGACGAACTGACCTACCACATGCACATCATCCTCCGCTCCGAAATCGAGCAGGAGTTCGTTGCCGGAGACCTCGACGTGGACGACATCCCCGCCCGCTGGAACGAACTCATGGACGAGTACCTCGGCGTCCGCCCCGACACCGACTCGGAGGGCTGCCTGCAGGACATCCACTGGACGAGCGGCTTTGCCAGCTTCCAGAACTACACCGTCGGCAGTGTCTTCGCCGCCCAACTCTGGGCGACCATCGAGGAGGAACTGGACGACCCGATGGAACTCATCCGCGAGGGTGACTTCGCCCCCATCCGAGACTGGTTGACCGAGAACATCCACGAACAGGGGCAAAAGTACACCACCGACGAACTCATCGAGGAGGCGACCGGCGAACCGCTTACGGCGGAGTACTTCCTCGACTACGCGACCGAGAAGTACGGCGAGATTTACGAGTTGGACTGA
- a CDS encoding DUF7533 family protein — translation MKLGILDTVSLAATLVLALPIALLGIDRIIAGEAALGGAFVAIGVLMVLLREKLTTPSDVPTSAAQKVVGKVAKTDDDEE, via the coding sequence ATGAAACTGGGCATCCTCGACACCGTGAGTCTCGCCGCGACGCTGGTGCTCGCCCTCCCCATCGCCCTCTTGGGTATCGACCGCATCATCGCGGGGGAGGCCGCCCTCGGCGGCGCGTTCGTCGCCATCGGCGTCCTCATGGTCCTCCTCCGCGAGAAACTGACGACCCCCTCCGACGTGCCCACCAGCGCGGCACAGAAGGTCGTCGGCAAGGTTGCGAAAACCGACGATGACGAGGAGTAG
- a CDS encoding riboflavin synthase → MFTGIVAEVGEIRRVEETEGGRRLTIAADEVLSDVADGASIAVNGACLTVEEFDDDSFEVFLAAETVAKTYLGEIEEGDVVNLERALRADARLDGHFVQGHVDTTTEVVDVREVGEDWEYEFAVPEAFGQYIVDKGSVALDGISLTVAEKGEDTFTVAIIPTTRRVTNLSEKEPGDPVHLEVDVLAKYADELLAERR, encoded by the coding sequence ATGTTTACCGGAATCGTTGCGGAAGTCGGCGAGATTCGTCGCGTCGAGGAGACCGAGGGCGGCCGTCGGCTCACCATCGCGGCCGACGAGGTGCTTTCGGACGTGGCAGACGGCGCGAGCATCGCCGTCAACGGGGCCTGTCTGACCGTCGAAGAGTTCGACGACGACTCGTTCGAGGTGTTTCTGGCGGCCGAGACGGTGGCGAAGACCTACCTCGGCGAAATCGAGGAAGGGGATGTCGTCAACCTCGAACGCGCGCTTCGGGCCGACGCCCGCCTCGACGGGCACTTCGTGCAGGGGCACGTCGATACGACGACCGAGGTCGTGGACGTGCGCGAAGTAGGTGAAGATTGGGAGTACGAGTTCGCCGTCCCCGAGGCGTTCGGCCAGTACATCGTCGATAAGGGATCGGTCGCGCTGGACGGCATCAGCCTCACGGTGGCCGAGAAAGGGGAGGACACGTTCACCGTCGCCATCATCCCGACGACGCGGCGGGTGACGAACCTCTCGGAGAAGGAACCCGGCGACCCCGTGCACCTCGAAGTGGACGTGCTGGCGAAGTACGCCGACGAACTGCTCGCGGAGCGGCGTTAG
- a CDS encoding PrsW family intramembrane metalloprotease: MDEKRDPVARGMDDSVDLYGISTWEERTRLDWFATKLYGALVVSTRALIVLLAAAILLVQFVFGGLAVLSDPEVGAFVLLSVVPAFALAAYIWYADVTMSEPLPLLVGTFLLGVLFAMFAAVFNSALQPVFTGVPLFGAVLYFYLIVGPVEETVKWLAVRLFAYRSDKFNAVIDGAVYGAMAGLGFATIENAIYISQSVLSSTGTDSILNVGRTAVFRLFAGPGHVIYSAFAGYYLGLAKFNRENAGPIAVKGLLIAAFIHATYNTLVGFVPNVISAFYPTVSVEIAYIAFVFVYDGFFGYLLYRKISRYRVMYAEVEEKQGDGADERRDAPEPRKRREPVQFDSGDGSGLLGDEAESGLLGNDGDTDFANGGWNDTESNEENESDESNEEDENAEDERSDEFSNFDF, translated from the coding sequence ATGGACGAGAAACGGGACCCGGTCGCTCGCGGGATGGACGATTCGGTCGATCTATACGGCATCTCGACGTGGGAGGAACGGACGCGTCTCGATTGGTTTGCGACGAAGTTGTACGGCGCGCTCGTAGTCTCGACGCGCGCCTTGATCGTTCTCCTCGCCGCGGCGATTCTCCTGGTGCAGTTCGTCTTCGGCGGATTGGCGGTGTTGAGCGACCCGGAGGTCGGCGCGTTCGTCCTCCTCTCGGTCGTTCCCGCGTTCGCGCTCGCGGCCTACATCTGGTACGCCGACGTCACCATGTCGGAACCGTTACCGCTTCTCGTCGGGACGTTCCTCCTCGGCGTCCTCTTTGCCATGTTCGCGGCCGTGTTCAACTCCGCTCTGCAACCGGTGTTTACCGGCGTTCCGCTCTTCGGGGCGGTACTCTACTTCTACCTCATCGTCGGCCCGGTCGAGGAGACGGTGAAGTGGCTGGCCGTGCGGTTGTTCGCCTACCGGAGCGACAAGTTCAACGCCGTCATCGACGGGGCCGTCTACGGCGCGATGGCCGGGTTGGGTTTCGCCACCATCGAGAACGCTATTTACATCAGCCAAAGTGTTCTGTCGTCCACGGGCACCGACTCGATTTTGAACGTCGGGCGAACGGCCGTGTTTCGACTGTTCGCCGGACCGGGTCACGTCATCTACTCCGCGTTCGCGGGCTACTACCTCGGCTTGGCGAAGTTCAACCGCGAGAACGCGGGTCCCATCGCGGTCAAGGGCCTCCTCATCGCGGCGTTCATCCACGCGACGTACAACACGCTCGTCGGGTTCGTTCCCAACGTGATATCCGCCTTCTACCCCACCGTCTCCGTCGAAATAGCCTACATCGCGTTCGTGTTCGTCTACGACGGCTTCTTCGGCTACCTGCTCTACCGGAAGATATCGCGCTACCGCGTCATGTACGCCGAGGTGGAAGAAAAGCAAGGAGACGGCGCGGACGAGCGACGGGACGCACCCGAACCGCGGAAGCGACGCGAACCCGTGCAGTTCGACTCGGGCGACGGCAGCGGACTGCTCGGCGACGAAGCCGAAAGCGGCCTACTCGGGAACGACGGCGACACGGACTTCGCCAACGGTGGGTGGAACGACACCGAGAGCAACGAGGAGAACGAAAGCGACGAAAGCAACGAAGAGGACGAAAACGCCGAAGACGAACGTTCCGACGAGTTTTCGAACTTCGACTTCTAA